In a genomic window of Saccharothrix sp. HUAS TT1:
- a CDS encoding toprim domain-containing protein translates to MDAAKWLVARGLSREAAATFRLGVVGEPFPGHGPYRGFLAIPYLDHQAKPLTVRFRCLQEHDHRVYGHGKYMTVSEDIPRMFNVRAVHEAGDEIHVCEGELDAVILSMLGLHAVAIPGAKLWFGRHRRMLAGFSRVWVWGDPDDAGAEFVAKVTRSLRSAKGVRLRVGDVTETYLAGGREAIFDLIKPKELTAA, encoded by the coding sequence GTGGACGCCGCAAAGTGGCTGGTCGCAAGGGGGCTAAGCCGGGAGGCGGCAGCTACGTTCCGGCTTGGCGTCGTCGGTGAGCCCTTCCCCGGCCACGGCCCGTACCGCGGGTTCCTCGCGATCCCGTACCTCGACCACCAGGCCAAGCCGCTGACGGTCCGCTTCCGGTGCCTCCAGGAGCACGACCACCGCGTCTACGGGCACGGCAAGTACATGACCGTGTCGGAGGACATCCCGCGGATGTTCAACGTGCGCGCGGTGCACGAGGCGGGCGACGAAATCCACGTCTGCGAGGGCGAGCTCGACGCGGTGATCCTGTCGATGCTCGGCCTGCACGCCGTGGCGATCCCCGGCGCGAAGCTGTGGTTCGGCCGCCACCGCCGGATGCTCGCGGGCTTCTCGCGGGTGTGGGTGTGGGGCGACCCGGACGACGCGGGCGCCGAGTTCGTCGCCAAGGTGACCCGCTCCCTGCGCAGCGCCAAGGGCGTGCGCCTGCGGGTCGGCGACGTCACCGAGACCTACCTCGCGGGTGGCCGCGAGGCCATCTTCGACCTGATCAAGCCCAAGGAGCTGACCGCCGCGTGA
- a CDS encoding CHC2 zinc finger domain-containing protein, which yields MSNERPDLGALLDHYGVQRSDRSKQMVACPLHEDRTPSCSVDLDKHLWNCHSCGKAGDSYNLIEIKENVDFVGARAFAATLGLATGGSGGGGEQLSGSAYGGRRKVAGRKGAKPGGGSYVPAWRRR from the coding sequence GTGAGCAACGAGCGCCCGGACCTCGGCGCCCTGCTCGACCACTACGGCGTCCAGCGCTCCGACCGCTCCAAGCAGATGGTCGCGTGCCCGCTGCACGAGGACCGCACCCCCTCGTGCAGCGTCGACCTGGACAAACACCTCTGGAACTGCCACTCGTGCGGCAAGGCGGGCGACAGCTACAACCTGATCGAGATCAAGGAGAACGTCGACTTTGTCGGAGCACGCGCCTTTGCAGCCACTCTCGGACTCGCAACGGGAGGCTCTGGAGGAGGCGGTGAGCAGCTATCAGGCAGCGCTTACGGTGGACGCCGCAAAGTGGCTGGTCGCAAGGGGGCTAAGCCGGGAGGCGGCAGCTACGTTCCGGCTTGGCGTCGTCGGTGA
- a CDS encoding AAA family ATPase, with translation MAAFQSLYDMGCRPRHGEVIMIAGRSGTQKSGLALFWVAQMNLPTLYFSADMSAFTASSRLASMFTGDTTEMVEAGMAAGGHHRQRYLDALGPSRITFSFGSPISWQGVDEEIEAYIELWNAYPQVIVFDNLMDFDGAESDYTEQMAVMSSATELARATGATVILLHHASDKSWEAKSDPWAPPSRDQVKGGLSEKPELSLSVALDPTSMVYKIAVIKQRMGPCDPTARTHATLMCEPDKTRFHAINAQNPALVGVSL, from the coding sequence GTGGCGGCATTCCAGTCCCTCTACGACATGGGATGCCGCCCCCGGCACGGGGAAGTCATCATGATCGCCGGGCGGAGCGGCACGCAGAAGTCGGGCCTCGCCCTGTTCTGGGTCGCGCAGATGAACCTGCCGACGCTGTACTTCAGCGCCGACATGAGCGCCTTCACCGCCTCGTCGCGGCTGGCCTCGATGTTCACGGGCGACACCACCGAGATGGTCGAGGCGGGCATGGCCGCTGGCGGGCACCACCGCCAGCGGTACCTGGACGCGCTCGGACCGTCACGCATCACCTTCTCGTTCGGCTCGCCGATCTCCTGGCAGGGGGTCGACGAGGAGATCGAGGCGTACATCGAGCTGTGGAACGCCTATCCGCAGGTCATCGTCTTCGACAACCTCATGGACTTCGACGGCGCGGAGTCCGACTACACCGAGCAGATGGCGGTGATGAGCTCGGCAACCGAGCTCGCCCGCGCCACGGGCGCGACCGTGATCCTGCTCCACCACGCCAGCGACAAGTCCTGGGAAGCCAAGAGCGACCCGTGGGCGCCGCCGTCGCGCGACCAGGTCAAGGGCGGTCTGTCGGAGAAGCCCGAGCTGAGCCTCTCCGTGGCCCTCGACCCCACGTCGATGGTCTACAAGATCGCCGTCATCAAGCAGCGCATGGGGCCCTGCGACCCCACCGCGCGCACGCACGCCACGTTGATGTGCGAGCCGGACAAGACCCGCTTCCACGCCATCAACGCCCAGAACCCCGCATTGGTAGGTGTTTCACTTTGA